The Astyanax mexicanus isolate ESR-SI-001 chromosome 21, AstMex3_surface, whole genome shotgun sequence genome contains the following window.
TCGTGGTCGGAGAAGCGAGTGACGGACTGCCGAGCTCTTCTCCGGATGTCCAGGCGTGCGCTGGCCGTCAGGTTGAGGATGCGCTCCATGGCCTCGGCGTAGCTGTCCTCATCATCAGCCAGAAAACCTGTCGCACCGCCATCATGCGGGACCACAATGTCCAGCTTGGGTCCACCGGACTTGTGGGCCAGGATGACCGTCCCGGCAGCCATGCACTCGACCACACctgagataaaaagaaagagagagagagatataacaGGTGTGATCTGattaccactttttttttttgcattataaggggcacttaaaatcctttaatttttaattatatgtgccttatgtatgaattctaccagtcagatataaaggagcagtaaagccactccagtgaagtacagagttatacgggtgagttttcagtgaagtttctccagcactaaggctgggtgcagcagcattagcattagtcacatTAGTTACATCCCGCTAGcattgtggttagcagctaatgctaatgctgctgcaccgagccttagtgctggaaaaactcacccttagacaaaacactggaaatctaagcttactgtaaattaacataattgctttactcacccaaataaacagttttcaggaaagaaatctgtgtagattaatattcagtAATATTTAGCACTATtttagaattaaagttttgttcacttagtaaagtacttcccccagcttccccagtagaagtgaaacatggcgacacccttgctcacttcgatgtaggcatccttactagtgtcactttatgcaccttataatccggtgtgtcttatagtctgaaaaatacggaaGACAGTAGGTCTTACCACAAGATGCTGTAAAAGTGCTTCTCCTAATGCCCAAAAAAAAGGCTCTCAGTGGCAACTTTTGAagagtgtacctcttggtgagaaatcgcTGAATGATAGATATGCCTCTACGACACGCTCAAATTCATTTTGACAAATTGTAAATGGGAAACCTGGACTAGTACAGACTGAAACGTATCGTATCATCTAAGGAGATGAATCCAGGTTCTAATTGCATTGTCACTATGAAACACAAATAGCTCAGGACACTCTGCACACTCTGCCACATGTATTGTCTCTCATTGCAGGGCTTACTACTGGCAATTTACAGCAAGATAATGCTCCTTCATACACAAcaacatgtactgtatatatactgtaggcCTCTATACCCAACCATATCTTaacttgtatccaggctagaggtgcCCAAAGGTTACTAGAGTCTACTTTCAattgtttaatgcagtttttCCCATTAATTGTATTCTTTCACTCTATCACAGCTATTTTATGAGACTTattaaacttaatttcatttaaCTTTATAAGATCATTTTTGGCTTTGAGGAGGAGCTACACCATGGTTTAAATCACTTtacagataaaatataaaaagtgctTACTCTGAGGATCAGTGAGGAAATACAAGATTTGGACCTTGAATCAAACCTCTCCAAGGCAAGCAAAACTCAATACAATGGTTTCCCGGACAGGGATCTTCATACAATTTCCCTTCTAGTAGAGAATTTCCAGTCAGAATGCTGTGTAGTTCAGGATTacacttaatccctgtctgggaaaccaagcTTATAACTAATGCCTAAAATAAACTACATGCTTTAAAAACTGACAAAGGATGTTTAGATAAACTCTGTTTCCCAGAAAGTGTTTTTATATGCCGCAAAAAAATAGAATTGCTGATTCCGAGAAGTACTGTTGAGCTTCTAACAGAGAATTATATTGATATCCTGGTCCAGTTTTCATTCAGACCATGAATTTAATGACAAAATAACTCTGAGAATGATAGGAATGTCCTATCCATGCTTTCAGAGATACTGTACCAAGTTAGACGAGACGATTTGTACGCAAACGAGAATCGGTTGTGgtttacagatttgttttttcaccattttttggAAGCATGGGGTGTAAATATGCACCCTTTTTTGTCACAGTGGTAGAAATACACCCAACcatccacagcaaccacttggaatagcagtcattgggaaaaaaaaaaaacatagcaattgctatagcaaccacctgaaataccattgCAATTGCTCTAGCCACcgcctgaaataccatagcaactgctatagcaaccacctgaaataccatagcaactgcatgGCAACTACCATTACAACCACATTGCAAAGCTTAGCATACACCTCAACAAATACCAAGAACAAttttagcaacaccgtagcaccaacttaagccctatccggacgggattagtttctcagggggttctggggtaatgtcctctgtgattttattcccgtccggaacgaccatgtatgtgtttttctcagacatcctctgagaaaattacaggctgaattacctactgtttttcacttaactccgtggtcctccagtaatttaagTCCTGTCCGGagtctctgagtttcatctccttacgtttaataaaatagctatttgtccactgccatgcaccgcgGTTACAATTTGGGCACGCATTTCTCcccggagatccatgtaaaacccAACAGTGAGTCGAAATGGAGGAGCttctgaacatgatgtcatgtgagcgagaaatatttttcacagacgcccccctaCAAACTAATCCCATTTGGGTAGGGCTTTAGAAAGACTTACCAATCacttgaaataccatagcaaccacttgagaAAATACTCATAAATACTATTAAAAACAACATTGTAGCACTAAACGAACAAGATCAGTTACCCAAATGAGATACCATCGCAACTGCAATTGCAACCATCTGTGAAGCGACTTGAAATAACATGGCATCCACCCGAGTAACCACCTGCTTTACCATAACAGACACAGATAAAAACCTTTGCAACACTATAGCACCTACTTTGCAAAACATTTCCAACCATCtgacataccatagcaacacaccAGAGCAAGATACAAGaccaacctagcaaccacttgtggTATAAATGAAAGGTTAAATAAGACAAAACTCGAGAACTAGTCCATCTAGAAACAACATTTATGAAAGACTAAATGTCAGCTACAGTTAAACCTCACCTATGCCAAAATGTTCGTTCCACATGGTGTGCAGGCCGATGGTGGCCTCCACCAACTCCTTCTTCAGATCCTCAAACGGAATGTTAAGCTTAAACTCCACCCTATCGGCCACGCCCAGTTCCTGGCACAGCCCCCTCAGCATAAGCACCCTGTCCTCGTCTTCCTGGTTCCGACATCCGCCAATCAGCATCAGTTTCACAGACTCCCTCCCTCCAGGCTCCGCCCCCTTCTTGTCCAGAAGTTTGCGGAAGGCCCTGATCTGAAGCTGGTGGTCCTTCTCGGGTCGGAACTGGGCCACCGACACCAGGGAGTGGCACTTCCGCTCTCCTTTctgctcctcctcttcatccaggGGGACGTCGAGGAACGCCTGGACGTCACACGGCGGGTAAACCACGCTGGTGCGGTTGGGGGCGCGCCAGAGTGCCAGGATGTGGCCCAGCGTCCAGGTGGAGTTGACCATGACCACGTCGCTGCAGGAGCCGGCCAGCCCATACAGCAGAGCGAAGGCACAGTAATAGATCACCTTTACGGCACTCAGCAGGGGGTTGTTGGTGATGTAGTCTGCATTGTTGAACCTGAGGAGAATACAGGAAGAAAAACAACTTGGAATTAATATGCCACTTAAAATATCGCCACCTATGCATCTTGGAGGTTATTGcaatctgtcagaatgactgCATGGATCatataataaacattatagagctgTGTCGCCCCCTATGTTTTCTATAGTGTATTGCAATCTGTCAAAAACAACTGTGTGGAACatataataaacattatagagccATATCACCCCCTATGGTTCCTTGAATGTATTGCAATCTGTCAAAATGTATACTGCAATGAAAAAGGCCATTTTTAATTGATAATAATAACCTGGGGTTCCTCTCCCGGACCAGATTGAGCATGTCGGTGCTGATGGTGGGGTAGTGCACATAGCTGCCCACTCTGCATCCACCCAGATAGCGGAACACAGGCAGGGTGAAGGCGTAGCCCATGGAGTCGATGTAGAGGTCTGGAGTAAAGGTCGTAAGCGCCTCCCATCCCAGGAACAGCGAGCCGATGCTCTGCCCCAGCAGAGTGAAGTGTGGGTACAGGCTGGCCTCCACTAGGAGGCGATGTTTCAGGAAGACAAAGCGGACAGGGCGCGGGAGACGGATGTTAAAGCGCCGGCGAGCACCGTCCACAATCTGCTCATCCGTCACACCCTGGTCTCCAGTGTAGATCACAAAATCTACATCCTGATACCTGGGATACATAAGAGAGATGGGGAAGGAAAGGTGTCATATAGCAGTATAAAAGAATTAGGTGTTGCATTTCTGctgcattttaaaatgtacaatCACACAGTTtagcaacctttttttttatttgaaaatgttatagttttttttcccctattTTTGCCCCAAcatacacgaccaattacccaacccactcattaggattccccacATCACTATTGATGCCCCAATATAGGAAGGAAAAGacaagcctcctccgatacatgtgaagtcagactctgcctcttttcaaagtgctgctaatgcagcatcaccaagtagcatcacagcgcactcggaggacagcgcagcgactcagttccattACATgggctcacagacgccttgtgctgcggacatcacccttttgagtgaTGAGGTgtgagagtgccatctacccacccagagagagcaaatccaactgtgctctctcggggctccagtagccgatggcaagctacatgaactggattcgaaccagcaatctcctaatcAGAGCCCTTATTTAGCAACCTTTTTATGAATCCTCAAATATGATGCATATGAGGCATTTTGAATATTCAAAATTACTTGTGATAAATTTGTAATATAAAATtggaattatttttttgtgtttcaaaaatttgctgttgaaaaaaaaacatgcaattttcagatttaaaaaaatgacaggacaaaacaaaaataaacagtaaCTACTGTACCTATTCTGTAGTGCTCTTATAGCACACCACAgcactctctctcctccacccCCTGCATTGCAGTATGGGTGGAAAAATGCCACGGCAGGTCTTCCGTCTTGAGCTTGACGTGATTTCTTGTTAGACTGGAGCCAAGCCCGTATCCCCACCACCATCAGGAACAGCAAGCCAGTGAGAACCAAGCACAGGCAGAAACATGGCAACAACAGGGACCACAGCAACCTGCAACACAATataacaacatttttaaataggcgttttaaacagaaataaaaaaaaaaatatctactaCTACTTTCCAAACACTGAGCTTGCTATTCTGGTACCATGTTTGCAGTAGCGCTTgcatcagcaccattagcagcactgcAGTGGCACAGACCACTCTGATATTTAGACTGAATATTTAGATGACTTTGGATGAGTGGTAGTAGAGCCAtactgatgccatttattatacGTTTTGCCCTCTCCCTATTTAGTAACACTACTGATTTCAAtatactattaaaataaatattaagaactgctgctttaaaccaAAGAAATAGATTTTGTAGTCCTAAGGAAAGCACTTATCAGCGAggctaggttcagcaacagtatgtgctgaaagaatgtcAGCTggctacctgaatatactgaatatagaccagattattccatcaatggatttgttCACAGAATCCTCTGAacacttattttttattgtcttttttggatttttattgtctttttggattaatcttttttttgttctgaaTTGATAAGAAGGATAGGTAAGGAAATCCCCCTTAAAATCCAAaatagattttacatttttaatgaccATTAATTTGACCAAAAGGAAAAGTTTATAGTAAATTGAATTATAATTTGGGGTAAATATTATATACACAAAACTAAATTTGCTAAAACGATTCCCTTATTCCACACTTTTGTTAGTTTAGACTTATATAACTCTATACACTTACTCAttttcaacaaataaaaaaaaaattggcactgattcctacttttcttttttctgtttgtttgtgtttttgttttgatgtgtttgtggtgttggttGTGTATGCTGTTGGATAGCATTGTCTagaaaatttaataataaataaataaaaatctatggATTTGTTCTACCCTAATCCATTGCATCAGGCATATTCTGATACGACAATGCTAGGATTAGTGTGgagtgtgaaagagtggttcagaaagcatgagatcatcattttcatacATGAATCTCACTCCTTAatctcactgagaatctttgggatgtgctccAAATCTCACAtcattaagtcaagtcaagtcaagtggcttttattgtcattacatctgagtacaggtacacagtgtagtgaaattaagAGTTAAaatacaagttcagaaatcaatatttggtggaataaccctggtttttattcacagttttcatgcatcttggcatgttctcctccaccagtcttacacactgcttttggataactttgccaCTTCTGCATTGTAGAGTTAATACTAATGTCAACAAAACTATGAAGAAGCACAAGggaaaaaagtgttaaagtgtttttttttttacattctttcaCAAGTGGCTCCTCTTGCTTGACACATTTGCACAAAAATTAAACCCCCAATATCTTAGGGGAAATTAATGCAACTCCAGACagatataaaatacataatacataactCGCTAGgttatatcattattatcattattacttaTGGTACAGTGTGTTTTAACCTGGTTTTAGAAGCAGAAGAAGCTAAACCCCATTCATTTCAGTGAGACCATTAGTGTTAACACTAGCTAGGCTACCTAACTAGTGCTAAATAACTGGCTAATAGAAGACAGCCTTCCCTATCCTCACTAAAACAATCCCCCGCTGATATTGATAAGCTACCCGAGCCGCTGTGATGATATTAGAGTGTATAACAGCGCTGTTACCTGATTAAATCGCACAGGCAGAGGGACAGGTGGTCGTGTCCAGCCATCTTTACTGAAAATGACAACACACCACCTACAGCGTCTCTCCAGCTTCCGCTTGCCCCGCTCTACCGCTTCTTCTGCTCCTCAGGAGGCGCCACCGCACGGGCTTACCGCCCCCTAGCGTCCGCACTGTACACTGGCGCCACAGTCTACTACACCCATAcaattcctacattgtaaatgaatactgaatcatCCAGACAATAAAGGAACACATCATCAGAGGTGAAAAAggactgaaaaattgtaattaagtaaaagtacctttaattcgctaaaattctactcaagtaaaagtaaaaaagtactcaatttaaaatgtaatttgagtaaaagttacatagttacttttaattatttgttgtaaaaaagtaaaaactatttatctaattattaattttaatgaactattatttcacataatatttTAAACCTTTCAGGCAATATTATTAGAcaggcataggtttctatgatccattttttttctttactattaaaaagttatggtaatataggtgactgtaaactgtatttttacagttttacagttcattattattatttaacttgccattgctttaCTTTAActactatttacatgttttttttttttgttttacatttaagcagattgtttaagcAGATTGTTCAAAGTACTTACACCaaatgctttcgcaggtttgatgtggaagttttgaaagctgacagctctgtccggtggggcacattttgtattgcaagaggacgttattgcctcgttattccacgcgcgagcatccgtgccaattttttttttttttaattcagacaattgtttttttttccccagcattttattttttactcagtaatggggagttttccaatgtagcaaagtaaattatgtgtgt
Protein-coding sequences here:
- the alg11 gene encoding GDP-Man:Man(3)GlcNAc(2)-PP-Dol alpha-1,2-mannosyltransferase, whose amino-acid sequence is MAGHDHLSLCLCDLIRLLWSLLLPCFCLCLVLTGLLFLMVVGIRAWLQSNKKSRQAQDGRPAVAFFHPYCNAGGGGERVLWCAIRALQNRYQDVDFVIYTGDQGVTDEQIVDGARRRFNIRLPRPVRFVFLKHRLLVEASLYPHFTLLGQSIGSLFLGWEALTTFTPDLYIDSMGYAFTLPVFRYLGGCRVGSYVHYPTISTDMLNLVRERNPRFNNADYITNNPLLSAVKVIYYCAFALLYGLAGSCSDVVMVNSTWTLGHILALWRAPNRTSVVYPPCDVQAFLDVPLDEEEEQKGERKCHSLVSVAQFRPEKDHQLQIRAFRKLLDKKGAEPGGRESVKLMLIGGCRNQEDEDRVLMLRGLCQELGVADRVEFKLNIPFEDLKKELVEATIGLHTMWNEHFGIGVVECMAAGTVILAHKSGGPKLDIVVPHDGGATGFLADDEDSYAEAMERILNLTASARLDIRRRARQSVTRFSDHEFEASFLAAVEPLMGTLER